The sequence AATACTGGTACCTTGAAAGGCCACACATGCaataagaacaaaagaaagaactcATGTATTCAATCATGGATTAGACAACTATGTTATTCTGCTGAACTATATTACAtcaattacaataaataatatgcctaagaaaagaagaaagttcTCTACAAAAGTGTATCATTAGGAACAGCCTAGTCTACATCAAAATTGGTTGAGGATTGCATATAACAAAATCTATTTtccaaaaacaagaaaagctTGGGATCATACCAGAGCCAATGGGTTCGTTGAGTTATCCAGCTATAATCAATCAAAAACTTTGCTTTTCCCCATTGGTAGAGAGGCCAAGTATTGTTCACAATCTTCTTAATTGGTGAAACTTGCTTTTCTTTCATGAAGAACACCATCAGTCAAGGCCACTCAGAGGTCATGGGCAGCAAAGAAACCACTACCGCAAGCTAATATGGGGCGCTCATTATTCTGCACCCTCAAGTTCTTCCTGGTCCTCCAATTGAGCCTcttctttgtttatttctcCACCTCCACTTTCATTATTTCCACCACTATGCTTGAAAAATAATCCAGAGGAAGAGGAAACATCTTCATCAAGATCCTCCTCAATTTCTTTGTCCTTTGACCTTGACAGTTTTTCACCATCCATCCATTTAGGGCAGCGGTGTGTAACTCCAAGAGCAGCGTCAACCTGTGCCTGGGCTGAAGGGCTTGAAGCATGGAATGAATTTTCAGTTAGAGCATACCTCGAGCAAGAACATTCAGGAACTGGATGAGAGAGAAAAGTTAATGGCTTGGATTTTGTGGATGCTTCTTTTAATCCTTCAATTAAACTTCTCCTCAGATGCCTTCGTATTGATGTCAGCCAGGTATGATTTGCTCGATACAGGTGGTCACTGTTTTCTTCCAAAAGCTTGGCAACTTCTTTCCTATGacaacaaagaacaaaagtaAACAAATGTAACGAaaacagaagaagagaaaaggatGGAGAAATACTAGTTGATAGATAAATCTAAAGTAATATATGTTAAGTATAGTTTATGCTCACAACCTCTACATGTTGAGTGGGTTGTAACACGCATAATGCTAACATGAGGCATATGCAGCCAAATGTAGCATATAATTCTAACCAATTTTTCATGTAACTTGAGGTCCAAAAAGACAAGTATTCATTTCAGATAAAGTTAGGAAAAATCAAGGGACGACAAGACAGCGACATTGAAAGAGGATGGCCGGTGAGATACTTTCTTATTGACAATTTGGTAAGCTACCAGCTATACATGCATCTATGATTGCTTGCTGGACATTACCTGTCTGGTCGAAATGTTTTAGATGACGCTGATTGGTAGAGCCTATGCCCCATAACCAAGCTGGCAAAATTGGGATGCCCTTTACCATCACGATCAAATCCAGGAAAGAACACATCAGCTTCAACACAAATCACATAGTCAATTGCATCCCATAGCAATTTATGGGCATTAGTCCTCAACTCGATAACCGTGCTCTCAGGCTCATTATCACTCTCGGCGACCCAACCCCACCAACCTTCAATGTTATATGATTTAGGACGAGCAGGAGGAGGTGGAAGTGGACGAGGGCGTGGACCTGCATTTTTCCATGCttcaatcttcttttcttccacAAAAGAAGGTGGGGTTGTTGGATATTTGTCAACAAGGTTAACCTCACGACCATAAATTCTACTCAGCTCCCATCCTGCACTGAGGGAAGTCCTATCGACAACATTTTCAAACATTCCATGTAGAGGAATTAATGTTCTTTGGCCACCAAAAATTTCTCCTCcagaaacatatataattgTATCCCATGAGTATCCATAAGCACGAAGAAGAATACCAACCTGTAAAAGACCAAGTAATTTGATCAAAAGTCAGCTTTTATCAATTCTTTGAATGTGCAGTCATTCAAAAGATATCTATGGTTTTCAATGGAGTAGCTGAAttaaacatcttcttatgtcCAGGTTTATAGTGCatcaaaaaaattgaattatgtTATAAATACAGGTTTATAGTGTGCATCAGGACTTTAAAAGCATTTAtgttttacatatattatgTCAAGAAGGGCTATTACTGAAATAGGTTACTACCTCCTCTGGCATTAACGGACAAGAACCATTAAGGCGCTGTTGGACAGAGTTTACAGAAAGTTTTCCCTTGACAATCCCACGTTTTATCATCCAGGCTCGCTTGTGCTGAATGAGTTCAGTGTGCACATCCTTGGGAAGAGCTCCAAGACACAATAAACAATCAAACACCAGGTAAGTTCCTGCCATTAAAAGGTCTGAAAAAACAATTCAGGAATCTGGATTTGGCACTGGTACCTGGAAGAGTTCAGCACAACCATAATATGCCAAGGCATCCCTTGTCATCCCAGGATCAAAGGCTATAAATGGCCTGCCAGGAGCCCTTAACCTAGAATAATGATAGAACTtagataaaagagaaaaacatgAAGTAGAATGTAGAAATTATATTGTGAACAGTCATCAACCTATGCAAAATTTTAGTTGCAAGTTCCTGCACCTCTTGCCGAAACCGCAAGGCATGAAAAGCAACTCTACACCTCAGCCTCTGATATTCTTCAAGCTGAGGTGGAAGGATAGCCTATAGCAAACCGGAAAAGAAGGTTATATTTCTTAACCAGGTGATAATGTGATAACATAGAATGATTGCATTAAAATAAgattgagaaaacaatgtAACTCTCAAATTAGATTACATCAGTGTTTCACTTGGTATAGTCTGCTACGAGTAATattctttatctatatatatttatttattacgtGGAAGAAATCAAATGCAAACATAGCAGATAATTAGTTAAATCAAGTACTCACAGAAGGACATAACACAAAGCCTGATCAGCCAAACTCCATTTCCTTAGGGAAAGATACATCAAGCACAAACACACGAGAATTCTCTCCAATTTAATTCCGTAAAATTGTGAGAGAGAGATACCAGAGATACATCTAATTTCAAGTCGTTGACAATTGATACCATTTCCAACATATGGAACACACATAACATAACTTAAGAATTAGAAGGTTTAGAGAAACCAAGGTAGGTTGAATAACAGCACAGGAATAGATTGCACattctataaaaattttcttgatcaaataaatagtaaagttaatatgaaaaatgcaGGCTTCAACATTTTGCCATTCTCACTTCGTCCATGCTCATTAAATTAACTACCTTATTTCtttcgttattattattattattattattatcacccAAAACTAAGCACTTTCATAGACTATGTCCTCTATGGGCTAATAGTTGAAGACATTTGCTTTTCAATCTCTTAGACGCTTTGGTCTCATTTAGGTGGAAGAATGCTAGCACTTAAGTGAAGCTTTTTACCAGCTGAAGAGATCCAACTTACACTTTTGGGCTTTCATAAAGTCCTCTTGAATATCATAATccaatattttaaattctttagtGCGTCTGGTGGCATAATCTATGCCATTTACTATTCAATCTCAAGACACTTTTGACCTCATTCTGGTGGAACAGTCCTAGAAATCAAGTGAGGATTGACAAATAGAAGAGATCCATTGACAAGTTTCGCTTTCTATTGAATTCATTTAGTGAGGAAACACTACCATAAGAATAAACCCAGGTAAAAGAAAAGGCCCGTAATCAGGTCTAGGTCGTGAGTACCTGCAAGCATCCCCCATCAGAAACCACCAGTTCAACCACTGCATGCTTACGGAGTACTGGAAGAACTTGATGCAAATAGAAATATGGTGAAGCTGAACGAGACACCCTGAATGATgggatcttcttctttctcctgGCCCCTTTAAGATCTTTTGGAAGGGTTTTCACAACTTTTACATCTTTTACTAAAGCTGCCATGAACTGGTCCTCATTGTAAAGGTATGCAAAACTCTTAAACTCAGAGCTGCAACATCAATAAGAAACAATTATATTAGTTTGCTACAACCAAAGTCttaaaagaattgatattGCACTTATAAAATACAACTCAGTTCACCTGATTCCTTTGCTACTTGTGGTTGATTGGAGCTCAGGAACAACTAAAGTGGCATTAAGAAGCCGAGCAACCGCAACCACATCGCATATCTAAAAGATgaataagatattaatatcTTGCAATCTACAATTTATAATTCCAATATCAAATAATGTGACTTGCTATCCTCACCGAATTCCTAATTTCATGGAAACCACCTTGTATCCTCACAAAGACATATCCACTTGAGAGGGATTTGGGATCTGCCACATGAATCTCAGTATTAAGAGACTACTCTAGGTTTAATTATACtattaaacaaacaaaagctCATGTGACAATCTTAAGTCTCTTATTTGCAAGCATATgaagttatatttttcttgGAAAGGCGGCAAACAAAATGTATAAACTCTAAGGTCTATTATAAGACAATCACTTGAGACAGCATGAGGTTGCTAATGTCAAAATGTGAgactacataaaataataaaaaaatatattcagcTAATTTGTCGGAAGGGCTATGTAGGGTAATGTCAAGTTAGAATCTTCT comes from Ricinus communis isolate WT05 ecotype wild-type chromosome 5, ASM1957865v1, whole genome shotgun sequence and encodes:
- the LOC8277297 gene encoding O-fucosyltransferase 27, giving the protein MKGEGKMVIKSRMKWVGLVGLVLSAFSLFVHFLLARFTEEGIAEYQSSITIFSWRPIFETNAELPKTNPLHRRLWGPVRHLEPLHPDANPRGQYADPKSLSSGYVFVRIQGGFHEIRNSICDVVAVARLLNATLVVPELQSTTSSKGISSEFKSFAYLYNEDQFMAALVKDVKVVKTLPKDLKGARRKKKIPSFRVSRSASPYFYLHQVLPVLRKHAVVELVVSDGGCLQAILPPQLEEYQRLRCRVAFHALRFRQEVQELATKILHRLRAPGRPFIAFDPGMTRDALAYYGCAELFQDVHTELIQHKRAWMIKRGIVKGKLSVNSVQQRLNGSCPLMPEEVGILLRAYGYSWDTIIYVSGGEIFGGQRTLIPLHGMFENVVDRTSLSAGWELSRIYGREVNLVDKYPTTPPSFVEEKKIEAWKNAGPRPRPLPPPPARPKSYNIEGWWGWVAESDNEPESTVIELRTNAHKLLWDAIDYVICVEADVFFPGFDRDGKGHPNFASLVMGHRLYQSASSKTFRPDRKEVAKLLEENSDHLYRANHTWLTSIRRHLRRSLIEGLKEASTKSKPLTFLSHPVPECSCSRYALTENSFHASSPSAQAQVDAALGVTHRCPKWMDGEKLSRSKDKEIEEDLDEDVSSSSGLFFKHSGGNNESGGGEINKEEAQLEDQEELEGAE